The sequence GACCTGGCCTGGCAGGAATGGCAGACAGCGGGCCAAGCGCGGCTGCTGGCGGCGCGCATCGTGGGTCTTGGCCAGGCCCTGGCCCTCGACGAGCAGGCGCGCGACATCGCCCGCCAGACCCTGGCCCAGACCCTGGAGGCGGCGTCGCATGGCGACGTCAAGGCCGACGACATCGAGGCCCGCCGCATCGCCGCCGCCGAGGCGAATGACAAGGCGCTGCAGGCCGAGCGCGATTTCGGCGCGGCGCGGCAGGACCTGAACCGGCTCCTGGGCGTGCGCCCCGACACGGTGATCCGCATCTCTGCGCCCGCACCTGCTGAGGGGGCGCTGGACGCCGAGGCCCTGTTCGCCAAGGCCCGCGCCTCCCGGCTGGATCTGCGCGCGCTGGAGGCCGGTTACGACAGCCAGGAGGCGACCACCCGCAAGGCGGTCATGGACCAGTTCCCCAGCCTGCAACTGACCATCAGCCGGGCTCAGGACACCGCCAACAACCAGACCATCGGCCCACAGGTCAACTTCACCCTGCCGGTCTGGAACCGCAATGCGGGCGGGATCGCCATCGCCCGGGCGACACGCGAGCAGCTCCGCGCGGAATATGCGGCGCGCCTGTTCGCCACGCGGGCCGATATCGCCGATCTGGTGGAGGCCCTGAAGCTGGCGCGCCGTCAGCGCAGCGACATGGCCGCCCAGGTCGCGCCGCTGAAGACCATCGCCGCCGCGACCGAACAGGCCGTCGCGCGCGGTGACATCGCGAGGGCGACCGGCGACACGGCTCGTCAGAGCGTGGCCGACAAGGAACTGGCCCTCGCGGCCCTCGACCAATCCATCGCCGAGCAGACCGTGGCCCTTGAACTGGCCGTGGGCGCTCCCCTGACAGGCGACCAGAGCCGATGATGCGACGAACACCTCTGCTGGCCCTCCTGGCCCTGGCCGCCTGCTCCAAGGGCGAGGCCGACAAGGAGCCGACCCCGACCGCCCTGGTCACCACCGCCGTGGTCGCCAAGGCCTCGGTCGCCGACACCGTCACCGCCTATGGCGCAGCCGAGTTCAGTCCCAACGGCGAGCATAGCCTGACCGCGCCGGTCGAGGCGGTGGTGGACAAGGTGCTGGCGCCGCCAGGGACGCGCGTCACCGCCGGTCAGGCGGTGGTCGAGCTGAAGGCCAGCCCCACCAGCCAGCTCGACCTGAACAAGGCCAGGGCCGACGCCGACGCCGCCGCCAAGGCCTATGCCCGGGCCCAGCGGCTCAGGGCCGAGGGCCTGGACAGCGACGCCGACGTGGAGACCGCCAAGGCGACGGCGGAGGCTGCGGTGCAGAACGCCAAGTCCCTGGCGGCGCGGGGCGGCGCTGGCCTGGTGCTGCGCGCCCCGGCGGCCGGGGTGGTCGAACAACTGGCCCTGAGCGTCGGCGACCAGGCCGCCCAGGGCGCGACGGTGGCCAAGATCGGGACCCTGAGCAGCCTGCGCGTGCGCCTGGGCGTCGAACCTTCCGCCGCTGCGAACCTGCGTGCGGGCGCCGAGACGCAGCTCACACCTCTGGCGGGCGGTGAAGAACGGACTGCCAAGGTGGTCTCGGTGGACCCGCGCCTCGATGCGCAGACCAAGCTCGCCTCGGCCCTGGTCGAGGCCCCGGCCGGCGCCTTCGCCCCCGGTCAGCCGCTGAAGGGCGTGATCGCGCTTCGCCAGCAGGCGGGCGTGGTGGTGATCCCGCGCGCCGCGGTGCTGTACGACCAGGAACAGCCCTATGTGTTCGTCGAGCAGAAGTCGGCCGCGCACCGGCGCGATATCAAGCTGGGCGCCGAGAGCGGTGACGGCGTGGCGGTGCTGAACGGCCTCTCCGCCGGCGAGCGCATCGTGGTCGAGGGCGCTTCGGCGCTGGACGACGGCATGGCCGTCCGCGAAGGCAAGGCGGCCAAGCCCGCCGCGGACGACGACAAATGAAGGCCTGGCTCACCGGCCACGTGCGCTCTGTCGTCCTGGCCTTCATCCTTTTGACCGTCGCGGGGCTGGCGGCTGCGCTGAACCTGCCGGTCAGCCTGTTTCCGCATGTGGACTTCGCGCGGGTGGTGGTGTCGATCGACGCCGGCGACCGCGCGGCCGACCAGACCGAGATCCAGGTCACCCGGCCACTGGAGGAGGCCCTGCGGGGCGTGCCCGGGGTCAGCCATATCCGCTCCACCACCAGCCGCGGCGCGGCCGACATCGCCCTCAGCTTCGACTGGGGTCACGACATGGTGGCGGCCACCTTGCAGACCGAGGCGGCGGTCAATGCGGCCATGCCCGACCTGCCGCCTGGCGTGCGCTTCACGGTCAAGCGCATGGACCCGACCGTATTCCCGATCCTGGGCCTGGCGGTCAGTTCTCCAAGCCGCGATCCGGTCAAGGTGCGCCAGTTCGTCGACCTGCAGCTTCGCCCCCTGGTGGCCTCGGTCCCCGGCGTAGCGGCCGTCGACGTGCTGGGCGGCGGACAGGCGGAATACCAGGTGCTGATCGACCCGGCGCGGCTGCAGGCGCTGGGTCTTTCGGCCGACGACGTGGTCAAGGCGATCGCCGCCAACAACGTGGTCAATGCGGTCGGCAAGCTGGAGGATCGCCACCGGCTCTACCTGACCCTGGTGGACACGCGCCTTTCCAGCGCCGCCGACCTCGGCCAGATCGCCGTCAAGACCGGCGCCACGCCCGGCGCAGGGGTCGTGCCCCTGAGCGCCGTCGCCCAGATCCAGCTCGCCCCGGCGCCGATGTGGACCCGGATCACCGCCCAGGGGCGTGATGCAGTGCTGGTCAATATCCGCCAGAGCCCCGAGGCCGACAGCGTGGCCCTGGCCAAGGCCGTGCGGGCGCGTCTCGCCGAGCTCTCCAAGCACACTCCGTCCGACATCAATGTCGCCACCTTCTACGACCAGACCGAACTCGTCACCGGTGCGGCCGGCAGCGTGCGGGACGCGATCTTCCTGGGCGCGCTCCTGGCCGGGGCGGTGCTGTTCCTGTTCCTGCGCTCCTCGCGGCTCATGCTGATCACCGCGATCATGCTGCCGGCGGTGCTGGCCAGCGCGTGCCTGCTGCTGTTCGTGCTGCACATGAGCTTCAACATGATGACGCTCGGGGGTCTGGCCGCGGCTGTCGGCCTGGTGGTCGACGACGTGGTGGTGATGCTCGAGCACCTGATGCGCCGGCTGCAGGAGGCGCCGGAGGCCGAGGCCAAGAGCGGCATCCTAGCCGCCGCTGGCGAGATGGCCCGGCCGCTGATCGGCTCCAGCCTGTCGACCGTGGTGGTGTTTGCACCCCTGGCCTTCCTGACCGGGGTCACCGGCGGCTTCTTCAAGGCCCTGGCCGTGACCATGAGCGCGGCCCTGATCATCTCGCTGCTCTTCGCCCTGTTCGTGGCGCCTGTGCTGGCTCAGGCCTGGGTGCGCCGCCAGGACGTGGAGGCGGCCGACGCCGCCGACCGCATGACCCATCCGATCGCCGGCGGCTATCAACGGGCCATCGGCTGGACGCTGGGGCGGCCTTTGCTGGCGGTCGGCGTTATCGCGGCCATTTTCTTAGGGTTGGGCGGCCTGGCCTACAGCCAGCTCGGCACGGGCTTCATGCCCAAGATGGACGAGGGCGGCTTCGTCCTCGACTACAAGGCCAAGCCCGGCGCGGCGCTCAGCGACACCGACCGGCTGCTGCGCCAGGTTGAGGAGATCATCCGCTCGACCCCCGACGTGGACAGCTATTCCCGCCGCACCGGCGCCCAGCTGGGCGGGGGCCTGACCGAG is a genomic window of Phenylobacterium montanum containing:
- a CDS encoding TolC family protein, which encodes MALIAAGACLASCATYQPAPLKDEAEADLRQPDLSSVAAEVASHPPAPLKPVVIDLSQPLTPEALGLIAVVTNPDLKAARAKAKVADAQVFDAGLLPDPSITLGADQLISGPDTTNAFTGQVAVELNALRERGVSLKIARRARDQVRYDLAWQEWQTAGQARLLAARIVGLGQALALDEQARDIARQTLAQTLEAASHGDVKADDIEARRIAAAEANDKALQAERDFGAARQDLNRLLGVRPDTVIRISAPAPAEGALDAEALFAKARASRLDLRALEAGYDSQEATTRKAVMDQFPSLQLTISRAQDTANNQTIGPQVNFTLPVWNRNAGGIAIARATREQLRAEYAARLFATRADIADLVEALKLARRQRSDMAAQVAPLKTIAAATEQAVARGDIARATGDTARQSVADKELALAALDQSIAEQTVALELAVGAPLTGDQSR
- a CDS encoding efflux RND transporter periplasmic adaptor subunit; amino-acid sequence: MRRTPLLALLALAACSKGEADKEPTPTALVTTAVVAKASVADTVTAYGAAEFSPNGEHSLTAPVEAVVDKVLAPPGTRVTAGQAVVELKASPTSQLDLNKARADADAAAKAYARAQRLRAEGLDSDADVETAKATAEAAVQNAKSLAARGGAGLVLRAPAAGVVEQLALSVGDQAAQGATVAKIGTLSSLRVRLGVEPSAAANLRAGAETQLTPLAGGEERTAKVVSVDPRLDAQTKLASALVEAPAGAFAPGQPLKGVIALRQQAGVVVIPRAAVLYDQEQPYVFVEQKSAAHRRDIKLGAESGDGVAVLNGLSAGERIVVEGASALDDGMAVREGKAAKPAADDDK
- a CDS encoding efflux RND transporter permease subunit; translation: MKAWLTGHVRSVVLAFILLTVAGLAAALNLPVSLFPHVDFARVVVSIDAGDRAADQTEIQVTRPLEEALRGVPGVSHIRSTTSRGAADIALSFDWGHDMVAATLQTEAAVNAAMPDLPPGVRFTVKRMDPTVFPILGLAVSSPSRDPVKVRQFVDLQLRPLVASVPGVAAVDVLGGGQAEYQVLIDPARLQALGLSADDVVKAIAANNVVNAVGKLEDRHRLYLTLVDTRLSSAADLGQIAVKTGATPGAGVVPLSAVAQIQLAPAPMWTRITAQGRDAVLVNIRQSPEADSVALAKAVRARLAELSKHTPSDINVATFYDQTELVTGAAGSVRDAIFLGALLAGAVLFLFLRSSRLMLITAIMLPAVLASACLLLFVLHMSFNMMTLGGLAAAVGLVVDDVVVMLEHLMRRLQEAPEAEAKSGILAAAGEMARPLIGSSLSTVVVFAPLAFLTGVTGGFFKALAVTMSAALIISLLFALFVAPVLAQAWVRRQDVEAADAADRMTHPIAGGYQRAIGWTLGRPLLAVGVIAAIFLGLGGLAYSQLGTGFMPKMDEGGFVLDYKAKPGAALSDTDRLLRQVEEIIRSTPDVDSYSRRTGAQLGGGLTEADEGDFFIHLKKGKRRGVEEVMAEIRQRVGAEVPGLDVEIAQLMEDLIGDLTAVPQPIEIKLFGPNPDALKTAAKTIAPAIGKIDGVVEVVDGLRVAGDALVVKVNRPAAALEGLDPDAVSKQLEDLVGGQVATQVQKGELLYGVRVWTGASLRDRVGAIANLRLHAPDGHDLPLSRIATVVVEPGQQQITREDLQPFVGVTARLEHRDMGSAMAEVKKTIAGLALPAGVRIEYGGLYAQQQSSFVDLAVVFAAALLLVSLLLLYLFERWRVVISVLAVVLMAAAAVFVGLWATGTELNISALMGLTMVVGIITELAIFFFAEVELDQHVDASHLTTAGLARLRPILMSAVIAILALSPLALGLGQGSAMQRPLAIAIISGLLAGAPLVLMVLPALFEALSRKRA